Genomic DNA from Panthera leo isolate Ple1 chromosome E3, P.leo_Ple1_pat1.1, whole genome shotgun sequence:
CCCAGATCCTTCCAATTAAAGGCCTTTGCCTGCCCAGGTGGAAAAGGGAATAATTGAGCAGTGACCTGTCACAGCCCCATTTTCTGGTATGTTTCACCCCAGGCATCCATAACCACCATTTGTTCAGTAGACAAAATCAAAGGAACCAGGAGGGTGAAGGAGGGAGCTTGTTTTCCACAGGGAGACCTGCTTTGGAAATATCCACCAGGCTTTAGGACCCAGGAGAAGCCTTTGGACCTTGGGGAGAGGGGAGTAGGAACCCTGGCcgcctcctttccccttccagcccctttcatttaattattaaagtCTCTCTGCATCTTCAAAGGTAGTGCCACAAAGTTCCTACAAAGAGCTCAGCAACATCCACGGTTTCAAGAGGTGGAACAAAGCAGGACTGACGGTGTGGCtgtctggggcaggggaggggcgtaGGAAGGGCAGTTCTGGTCAAATGAGAAAGCCCAGTGGCTCTGGTCAGTGATGGGAGACATGGAACCTGTCTGCTTAGCGTAGCTCTCTGGATTAAGACATCTGACTCTTTCCCCCAGATAAATGcgcatgcacacgtacacactcTTGATTTTGCACTTCATTTCAGGGGACACAGTGGATCCCTGAAACCCCATCAACCCCGGCTATGAAACCCTGAGCTAATCATTAATAATCATACTATTACAGAGCAATCCATGGACGCCAAGCATTTGGTGAACTTCTATGAAGTAAGGTGCTAAAAGACAGTGAACCATTCTCAGCCCCGTTGATGTCCCATGATGAGGCATCACGTGGACTTTCAGATCAAAGACTCTGGTGTCAGGAGGTTCGGTTCAAATCCCTACCTGCCACTTGCGAGCaggatgaccttgggcaagtcacttaacctgtccaagcctcagtttccctgtagGTGTGTGACACATTACAAATGCTTCATAAATGTTGTCcactactttatttttcaagagcTCAGCCAGCTGTTACAGTGGCTTGAAAGGCAAAGATCCCACACCCTTGGGGGTCCACAAAAGGGGCCCCAGAGATCAACCAGTTTGACAGCTGAATGTGCCGTTGTCACCTGGCATGTTAGGCACAGAGCTGGCAGCTGGGACCCGGACCTCCAGAGTCCCAGTCCAACAGATGTTAGTCCTGCCCCCCACCGTGGGTGAGCTACCTAACATAGCTCAAGGCAGGTTCTCAGTGCGCCTTCTTCCTCGCAACCAGTCATCTTGAGTTgtggtttccaaaaaaaaagatatctccTAAGAGGCCTTCAAGGGGGTCGAGGCTTGGAGGAACTTTATTGTCTCAAAAGTGGATTTCCATCTGTGCTTTTTCAGAATTAAGGATGCTTCCTGAACCCCAGTAGTTCGATGGGCTACAGATATAAATAGTCTTGGCTATAGTTTGTCAGTAAACACGTGGAGAAATGTCTGCCctcaccacagagcccagagtTGCACATTGAAACAAGGCACcttttttttgcttataaaatttGCAAAGATTGCCATTAAAGTGACAACACCCGGCACTGGCGAGGGCACTGTGAGATGGGCACTCTCAGACATTACTGTGGGAGGATAAATTGCTTTCAGGAGGCAATTTAGCAAGTTTTATCAAAGCCTTAAAAATCTCTCCTTGGAAAATCttcagaaatgttgaaaaaaGCTTGATGTACGAGGCTGTTCATCTCAGaattatgtctatttatttttaaaaaaagggaaccAGTCTAATTATCCACAAATAGGGGAATGATTAAATAAACTCTAGGGGGACCACTCCGTGGAGTATTCAAGAgctatttaaaacaatgtttatgaaaatttataataACAGGAGGggaatatattctaatttttggAACTCTGAATATTGACAGGTATGTATAGTACAATATAATAATAGAATTTTTACAAATCTCTGCGTTCAAGCatgatacaaagaaaaacacaccAAAGCAGTAACATTTTTCAAGTGTTCTATAATGAGCATATATTACTTTTGTCATTTGGTAAATTTTAGGTACGCATGTATTTTTTGGACCTCAAGCATAGAATGTTACTAATCACAATGGGACATGTTTTACTTTCACTCTTGAAAAGGTGTCATAAGCTGTAGGAACAATGTTTCCACGCTACCAGCCCTCCTGccagtctctttctctgcccacagCCATGCCCGAGCTGCCCCCGGCTTCTCTGTGCCCACTATTCTGGATGGAGTTCAAAGGCCACTGCTACCGATTTTTCCCTCTCAATAAGACTTGGGCCGAGGCTGACTTCTACTGTTCTGAGTTCTCCATTGGCAGGAAGTCTGCGAAACTGGCCTCCATCCACAGGTGAGTGGACATCCGTCCCCCATAGCCCAACCAAGCACCCCCTTTGGAACAGAGAGTGAAAACTGGCATTTCTCACTGGTGTTTCTCTTTGGTAATTCAAGCTAACTTTGATCTAGCCCAATTTCTCATTGAAACTGATccggcctgggtggctcggtcggttaggcgtccaacttcggctcaggtcatgatctcgtagttcatgggttcaagccctgcgttgggctcagtgctgccggctcagagcctggggcctgcctcagattctgtcttcctctctctctgcccctcccccactcctgctttgtctctctctctctctcaaaattaaataaacattaaaaaaagaagaagaaagaaacaaaccaatcCAGCCCAATTTCTCATTGAAACGGTTGAAGGCGAAGCGTGTAGCATGGGAAGCTAAGAGCGGCTACAGGATCCACCTTCACATGTGCTGATTTTGTGCTGTGCCCCACATGacaacacggggcttgacccTGCGATACAatgcacataatatatataccaAGAATATAATACGAGGAATAATAACTGACGTCTATTTGCTGAATGTTTGTATACAGCATCATTTTGAAGCTCTCTCAAACCATATCGGGTAGGTATCTTCCTTTTCACAGACACCGAACCCGATCCTCCAAGaaggtaacttgctcaaagttacATAGCTTtaaagtggtggagctgggatttgaacctgaaTAGTCGAATTACCACCCACCAAGGCCACCTTCAGCATTCCTCTGTGTCTCCTAAGCCCCAGCCACATTGACCGTCTCAAAGTTTTACGGTCTGGTGCAACCGTTTTACTCCTCCAGACCTTTGCAcattctgttccctctgctgggaaTTCCCATCCCCTTCTCCTCCATCTCTTCACTGAAGTCACCCTAACTCCGTGGCACTGTAATTGCACTCATTGCCCACCTTTCCTGGAGCCCATTTTTcatcaccttttatttatttgtttgttatatttatttatttattttgagaaggaacaagcacgagctggggaggggcagagagggaaagggagaatctcaagcatgctctgACAttaggctcgatctcacgaaccgtgagatcgtgacctgagccaaaatcaagagtgagacgcttaaccaactgagccaccctggtgccccttcaTCACCTCTAACTGACTTGCTTTCACACCCGACGGCCTTGCTGATGTATGGCTTCTTTTCAAGGATCTCAGAGACTTGAAGTCAGAAAGACAGTTGGTTCTTTATGCTTTAGAGTCACTGACTTTTGTTAAGAACAGAGAAGGGGTCCTGtatcttagtttttgtttttaatgtttgtttttgacagaaagagatagagagcgtgagtggcggaggggcagagagaggaagacagagaagcaggctctgcactataagcccgacatggggctcgaactcatgaaccatgagatcatgacctgagccgaagtcggacactcaacagactgagccacccaggcgcccccgtcttagtttttaaatgaatcCTCCATGTATTCAGCCAACAGATACATAGAGCTCCCACTGTATTCTCAGTGATGCTGAAGAAGATGAGAGGCAGTCATGGTCTATTAGGAGAATGGGAACCACTTCAGACATGCAGAACAGAATTTAGTACGCACGGGTGATGGAATCTGAGATCGTAAAGAGGCAATAATGAGGCAGTCTAGAGATTCACAACAGCAGGAAGCCAATTCCACCCCTAATGGGAAGGCAAACCAGTCTCATAGAGCTGGAGCCACCAAGGCGAGGCAGCCCCCGCCAGCGACTCCcgaggcagggagagaaatacCGGGCTTCTCTcggcttctctctgcccccttcctcttCTGGCCCTTCCCGCTGCTTGCGGGGAAGCTGACAAGAAAACGTGGGAAAGGCAGTCTTCAGGGCAAATCCGCTGTGATACAGGCAGAGCACAGGACCGGCCCGCACACCGGTGGATCAAAGAATTTGTCAAAACTTTCAAGGCTGTAGAGGAAAATGAGATACTCGGAATaaagagtacattttaaaatgattccaAGTGAAAATTTCTCTTTAGCCAGCCCACAGGCAGGACAGTGCAGCCACTCATGGTGCTTATAACCTCAACCTTAGCTAGGCATCAGCAAAGATTCTGGGCAAATGTGGGGAGTTTCCAGGCAATTCTTGACCCAATTCTGGTCCTTTGCTGCCTCAACCTaccttcttcctgtcttctcaGCTCCGAAtgccccctccttttccttcttgtacTACTAACATTCTCaacattctctccctttcctctcttttacAGGTAGTTTTCCATTTTggtattaatacttttttttttaaagtttatttacttattttgagagagagagagagcaagtgggtaagggacagagagagggagagagggaatcccaaactctgtcagtgcagagcccaaggcggggctcaaactcatgaaccatgagatcatgacctgagcagagatcatgagtcagagacttaaccaactgagccccaccgGGCATCCCGGTCTATGATACTTTTATGAAAACGTTTTGGAAAGTTGGATCTGAACAACTCCTTAACCTGTTGTATGTGAAGTTCAGTTCACAGAAAGCTAGACGCTATTATAAAATCCCTAATTACATCTTGTCTTTGAGACACAATCCAATTCTATATTTCTGGTGTTTtcttcatgcttttatttttttctttcataattaaacACACAATCAGCTTATGCCTGTCTGTGGAGCATCTGATTGAAATTTAAGATCCTCATACTTTCTGCTTACCTAATCATTTCCGCCTTTGTTTCAAGAGGCAGTTGAGTTGAATTAAGTTCAACTGCTCTATGCTCCTTATTACTTGCAGTAGCACCTTGGGCTTCTCTATGTTCCAGTTATTTTGACCAGTTATGGGGAAAATGCAATGAAATATGGAAATTTTTTCCCAAGCAGGTGCTGTTGAACAAAGATGACAAAGTGCTAAAATGGCTAGGCGGCCACTCTACCCGATGACTGCTCAACGTGTATGCTCAGCAGTCAATGTAGGAGACCCCAAATTGTGCGTGAGAGAGGCGTGTGGGGATGCCAGTGCTTACGCAGCGGGGCGGGACCAAGCTCAAGGACCCACTAGGGTGAAGAACACCCTGTCCCCAGAAAGTGGATTCCCTCACACTGCGGAACACATACTCTTGGAACATCAATGTTGAAGAGAGCCCTGCTGATGTCAAGTAGAAGTAAGGTTTGGTGTTGGTTTATGTGGTCCTTGTGGCTCATTTGAGGACACCAGAccttaagaaatagagaaataaaccaACCAGCCTGCCTCTGGGAAGTCAGAAATGTGTGCTCCAAGTGGTCCGGAGTGGATAGGGGGTATTCAGGGAAGGTTTCCTGGAAGGACCATCTTGGATCAGGATATTCAAGGATGAGGAAGCCTAAAGAATGGAAACAGCAGATGTTCCAAAGGAAGAAGCAAGGACACTAGACTCAGACAGTCCTGGactagtcccagctctgccacttcctccCTACACCAAGGAGACCAAGCATCTGACCAAGGAGACCAAGCATCTGAAGTTCTTACAAAGTTAGCTCGTCACTGAGTGCTCAAGAGGGGAGACATTAATAGTTTCGTTTATTATAATTCTAGGCATCTCAAGGGGGCCAGTTCTTACTTAGGGTTCCCATGTCAGATCGTCTTTCTGAGGGCCAGCaagccctgccccactcacactttttCCCTTCGGTTTCCTCCAATGGTATCTCGgttcttagtccattcaggctgctgttACAAAAACACGACAGACggggtggcttacaaacaacagaaatgtatttctcccaGTTTGGTGGTGAGAAGTCCAAGCTAGGGTGCCAGCTTGGTCAGGTTCATAGTGGGAGAGCCTGCTCCCTGGTCCACGATGGCCATCTTCGAGCTGCATCCTCACCGGGGAAGGGGTGAGAGCTCTCTGGCATCTTttcagggcactaatcccattcatgaaagctccacccccatgacctaatcacctcccagagtcCCCACCctctaataccatcacactggtaTTAACATAGGAATTTGGGTTCATATATTCCCAACATATGAATATGGggtttcaacaaatgaatttgggggagacccAAAGATTGAGTTCCCAACTGTATCTGCAACTCCCTGAATGTGATTGCCTGCAGCACGGTATTGAGAAAGATTCTGAGTGCTTCTGGAACGGATTGGCAATGTCTTCCACAAACACAGAATGAAGCAGAATAAACATGGATGTTCTGATTTGCTACCAGGGCCTCAGGACAAAGGGAATTTAATAGGGGGCATTTTAGACAAGGTGGCAGCCCGTGGAGAGTGGCCATCCAGTGAAGCTGATGACAGCAGATACGCTTTGTTGCAGCATAAAGGGCACCTCACCAGAGTCCCGTTTTAAAGTGAGTTATTTGCTAGTTATTCGGTCTGAGGCTGCTAAGTATGACTTGATAAAGATTTCTTGAACATACTGAAGTCTACCTTAATGCCACGTGGAAGCCGAAAATGGGACCCCTGGTCTGGTGGGATCTGCCCCTCTGggtctgtgagctccttgagcTGAGTCTGTTGTGTGTCCATTGCCCTCACCTCCCTTACCTGCCCTTCTGGCCTCTGCCGATGGCATTCTCCAGGCTCTCTGGTAGCAGGGCGCTGGGTGAGCTGTTCCCTTCCCCAGGCTCTTCAGTGCAGCAGCTTCAAACATCAGGTCCACCCTCAACTATAACCCAAGAAGGAAAGGCCGCGATAGACCCTGCAGCCTTTTCCACACACCTGTCTCCATTTATCAGGGAGGGCAGTATTTTCCAGACGCCACTTACGGAAGTCTGCTTACATCCAGTTGGCCCACCTGGGGTTGATGGCCAGTGGTGGCTGAAGAGGAGGCCAGAAAGTGAAACCTAGCTTTCCTAACTTCTTTTTgggtggtgtttttattttagagagagagagagagaaagcatgtgggCATGctcaagcagggcagaggggcagaggatgggggggggagagagagagagagagagagagagagaatatctctagcaggctccctgctcagcgcagagcctgacttggggctcaatcccacaaacctaggatcatgacctgagccgaaatcaagagtcagatgctcaactgaccaagccacccaggtgcccttcctctCCTAACTCCTTATGTAGGCAACAGGCAAAGAGACCAGAGATGGCTGTGGAGTAAGCAACCAGGGGTGTCCATCCCAGTGTCCCATTGATATGACAATGCAAAAAGAAGGCAATGCGGTGACTTCACATATGCAAAACATGCAGCACAGTACCTGTCAGGAAGTCAGCACTCAGGAAACATTTTAATGATCCAAGGAAAATCTCTATGTGTCTatctctctatccatccatccatctctatTTCTTTGTCGCTCTGGGCAGCAGACTGCTTTCAGTGTCCTCCACCGATGCCTTTTGTTAGGTGAAGTATTTTCTGAGTTCTTTGAAATAGGAGGTGAGGGTCCCCCAAGAAGACACCAATGCCTTCTGCTATGGTTTGAATATTTGTGTCCtaccccccaaattcataggttgaaatcctaatgcccaacgTGACCATATTCGGAGGTTGGACAtttggaggtgattaggtcatgaggtgaagccctcatgaatgagattagcaccctttttcttttaatgtttctttacttattttgagggcaagagaaagagagagagagagagagtctcaagcaggctcagcatggagcctgacacggggctcaatcccatgactctgggatcatgacctgagccgaaatcaggagccagatgcttaaccgactgaggcacccaggcgccctggaattAGTGCCCCTATACAAGACGCCCCACATTGCTGTCTTGCCCCTTCCTCCtccgtgtgaggacacagtgagaagtctGTGACCCAGAAGGCCctcacctgaccatgctggccTCCTGAActtggacttctaacctctagaactgtgaaaaatagaTATCTGTTGTTTgaaagccatccagtctatgatattttgttactGCAGCCTGAAAAGGCTGACACTTTCTAAGCGAGGGTGGCCTGTTAACCAAAGGGCTTTGGTGTTGCTGAGTGGGCTATGCAAGTTCAAGCCCAGAGCCGAATTTTCCAGGGAGGCAAAAGATTTTGGAGGCAGTATGTGAACAAAAACCTGGTAGGATATGTAAGGACTGGCAGCATAGGAGGGCTTCTGAGAGAAAACGAAAGTGTCTAGTGGAGATTTCCATCAAGTTATTTGATGTGCAGAGCGCATGAGAaacccctttctctgtctcttcatgaTATTGTCAATACAATCCACCTCATTTGCTGGTGTGTTTGAGACAGATGTAAATTTTTAGGATGAATAGTGGGGCTGAGATCTGCTTTGAACTGGCATGGATCTGATCCGGAGGTGGCCATGAAAAGACAGTCACATATGGGTGGtgtaattaaagaaagaaaaagagggacgcctgggtggctcagtcggttaagcacccgactttggcccaggccatgatctcacagtttgtgggttcgagccccatgtctggctctgtgctgacagctcagagcctggaacctgcttcaaatcctgtgcctccctctctctctgcccctcactcacttgtgctctgtctctctctatctctcaaaaataaataagtgttaaaaaaaaaattaaaaaataaataaataaaagaaaaaaagaaaaagaaggaggggcgcctgggtggctcagtcagttaagtggccgactcttgatttcggcccaagtcatgatctcatggttcgtgggtttgagccctgcatggggctctgcgctcacagtgtggagcctgattcagagtctctgtctcccctcccctctctctgcccctcccccactagagtgagctctctctctctctctcaaaaataaataaatgttaaaaaaaagaaaacgaaggaAAAGACAGGATTGCATCATACCCTCGATTTACTTTGAACCAGGGAGATTAACAAGgattgctttcagtttttgaCTCTGTCCTAAGAACAGAGACAACGAGTAACACTACTGAGTTTCTTACGTTTGCAGCTGGGAAGAGAATGTCTTTGTGTATGACCTTGTGAACAGCTGTGTGCCTGGGATCCCAGCTGACATCTGGACGGGGCTTCACGATCACagacaggtaaggaagcaggggCCATCAGGCCCTCTTGGCAGCTGCAGCCAGGATGCCATTTTGACTTAGCCGACCTTTCACCTGGGGCCCATACGGCAGGTCACTGCGGCGTGCCCAGCACGTGGAGAAAAACCAGACACCGGGATGCCCCAGGTAGAAGATAGTGTTGTGAAAGAGTATGTGACGGGGACATAGTAGGATCAGGGAAGGCCTTTCTTTGGGTGAGTTCCCAAAACAGTGGACACAAAAATGTGACTAGATGTGTAAAATATTTCTGAGGGAGAAAGATCTGTGagggaaaaaagaggaggggaCATAAGTGTGATGATAGCACAGTTCTGAGAAAGACTTGGCTAGGCCAGTGGGGAGTCCTCAGGCAAAGGATGGCCACTAGAGGAACCCCGCCTGGGGCAGGAATGGGCCGGCACCAGCACCCCTGAGTACCTGCTGAGTCACTGACTGGGCA
This window encodes:
- the CLEC19A gene encoding C-type lectin domain family 19 member A isoform X2, encoding MPELPPASLCPLFWMEFKGHCYRFFPLNKTWAEADFYCSEFSIGRKSAKLASIHSWEENVFVYDLVNSCVPGIPADIWTGLHDHRQEGQFEWTDGSSYDYSYWDGSQPDDGVHKDPEEDCVQIWYRPTSALRSWNDNTCSRKFPFVCKIASLTIH